The following is a genomic window from Burkholderiaceae bacterium DAT-1.
ACGCGTGCCGAGCATGAACGGCTAGCGCCACCCTTGATTGACACTGTCATTACCGATTTCCCGGATTTTTGTGGTCTTTAGGCAGCAAACTGCTCCAGTTTGACCATCGCGGCCATCTATTGCACTGGCGTACTCAAGATTGGCCTTCTATGGTGAGTTCAGGCATATCCAAAGAATGCATTTGATTTGTGCATGTTTTGCCTGAACCCATTGATGGAAATGGAGCCAAAAGATGATTGTGCGCCTCACCCCTCTGGCAGGAGCCCTACTCTTTGCCACCCTTAGCACTGCATATGCTGACGATGCAGGCAATATGTTCAAATTTTCTGGATTCGGCACGGTGGGTTTAAGCAAAACCAGCACCGACGAAGCCGAGTTCAGAACAAGCTACCTTACCTCGACCGGTACAAAGAAGAGTGCCGATTTCGGGCCGGATACCAAGCTGGGCATGCAACTTGAAATTGCGCCAACCCAAGGCGTGGTAGGTACCATCCAAGTGCTGTCCCAGAAAAACCGCGATGGTAACTACACGCCCGAAGTTGAATGGGCAAATGGAAAGGTAGCCATCAATAGCCAGCTGACTGCCCGTGCAGGTCGCATCGGTGCACCTGTGTTCATGATTTCCGACTTCCGCAGCGTGAACTACGTGAATACCTGGGTTCGCCCACCGATCGACGTGTACGCCCAAGTGCCCATCTCATTTTTTGATGGTGTTGATTTACTGTGGAAGCAATCCGTCGGCGATGCTTTCTTGACGATCCAACCTTATATGGGTCGCTCAAAAGCCAAGGTCAACTTCGACATGGATGTCGATCTCAAGAATCTTCAAGGGATCAATGCCACGCTGGAATATAACTCGTGGTCATTCCGGGCAGGCTACACTCAGGGCAAGATTACCGCGCATAGCCCTCAGCTGGATCAGGCGTTCGGCACCATGCACAAAGTGCCTGTCCCGGCCGTTCAGGACACTGTCAGCCAGCTCGAAGCTGTCGACAAGAAGTCGAGCTTCTGGGGCTTAGGTGCAACCTACGATGATGGCTCCTGGGTGGCGCAGAGTGAATATACCCAGCGTAAATCCGATAGCTTTCTGTCGAATTCAAAGGCCTGGTACCTGAGTGGCGGCTATCGCATTGGCGACTTCACGCCCTACGTCGTCACCAGCAAAGTAACGTCCGAACCGAATCTGGTGGGTGTCCCGCTTCTCTCCAGTCCGTCGCCTGTGTTGCAAGCACTGGGGAAGGCCTCTATGGCTGTACTGAGCGCCCTGAACCAGCACACAAACTCGGTAGGGGTGCGCTGGAATGCGGCGACCAACCTCGCGGTGAAAGCGCAGTATGATCGTATATCAACCGATACAGGCGTTGGCTACGGCAGCATTTTCACCAACCGTGTGAATCCGAACTTCCAGGGAAGCGCTGTCAGTGTGTACAGCGTCTCCGTGGATTTCCTGTTCTGAGGGGGTGAATCATGATGCGCATTGCAAAACTTCAATTGATCGCGACATGTCTGATCTCCGGTGTGGTCTGTGCTGAGTCACTGGTGGTGATTGTCAATCCAAAGGCAGCTGTCACCTCCATGACTCAGGAACAGGTGGCCAATGTCTTTATGGGCAAAGCCAACGATGTGGGTGGTATCTCGCCCGTGTCACCAACGGACCTGAAGAGTGAGGACAGCAAGAACGAGTTCTACACTAAGGTTCTGAAACGTGATAACGCTCAGATGAAGGCGTACTGGGCAAAGATGAGCTTTACCGGTAAAGGTCTTCCGCCCAAGGAGCTCGCCACAAGCGACGAAGTGCGTCGATTTGTTGCAGCAACTCCCGGTGCAATAGGCTATATCGATAAGAGTGCTGCAGATAGTTCCGTGAAAGTGGTATTGAGCGTGAACTAGTCGGGCCGCCCTGCAGGTGTGTACTTGCAGGGCAGATTATCCTTCGGAGTGAAATCATGACGATTGCCAAGCGTCTCATGTTGCTGATTTCGGTTGCGCTAGCCGGGCTTCTACTGGTTGGCGGGGCTGGTATGCTGCAGTTCAAGCGAATGAATAACCTGGTCGGCGTCATGACCGATGAGTCTATCCCCGGGCTTATCGCCATCAACAATGTCAGTGAAGCGTATCGTGATATGCGGACCTTGATTCTCAGCTTCATGGCGGAATCGGATCCGGACTTGCGCGGTGGATTCAAGGGCAAGATTGAAGAGGCGCGCAAGAATGGCCAGCATGCCATTGATAACTATGTCGCCCTACCGACACCAGATGAGGACAAGGCCAAAGTAGCCTCACTCAAAGCCGCGTTCGACAAGTATCTCAAAGCCTTTAACGGTACAATCTCCAAAGCGGAAACCGGCAGTACCGACTTGGCTCAGGCAGCCTTGTATGGCGAAGTGATGCCAGCCGCTGCGGAAATCGAGAAACAGCTGAAAGCTAGCCAGGAGGCTAAGCTGAAAGCACAAAGCTCCGCCTCGGAAAAGCTGAACAAAGCTTACAGTAACTCGATCATTGTCATGCTGATCGTGATCATCGGTGGATCAGCCTTACTGCTAGTGTTCAGTGCACAGCTGAATCGCTCCATATCCGGGCCACTGGGGTCCATGAACCGGACAGTGGTTTCGATTGGCAATAGCCTCGACTTCACCAAGCGCGTTCCGGTGTCCAATACCTCGGATGAAGTCGGACAAACTGTTGAAACGTTCAACAAGCTGCTGGATACATTGCAAACAAGCTTCGGGCAGATTTCTCAAGGCATTCGCGGCGTCAGTGGCTCTGCCAACGCAATTGACGGGTCTGCCCAGCAAATGCAGCGCAGTATTAATACCACCAGCGAATCTGCATCGGCGATGGCGGCAGTGGTCGAACAGGTCACCGTGATGGTGAATCATGTAGCCGAGCGTGCTGCTGATACGGAGTCCCTGGCCATGAAGTCAGGGAAGATCGCAGATGATGGCGCGGAAATTATTGAAGCTACCGTGCAGAATATCGATGAGATCGCGTCTTCGGTGAAAGAAGCCGCCGCGATTATCGAAGCACTGCAGCAAGAAAGCTCAAAGATTAGCGTGATGGTCACCGTGATCAAGGAAGTGGCCGATCAAACCAATCTACTGGCACTCAACGCGGCCATTGAAGCAGCCCGCGCGGGTGAACAAGGTCGCGGGTTTGCAGTGGTAGCGGATGAAGTACGGAAGCTCGCCGAGCGCACGTCGCAATCGACTCAGGAAATCAGCAAACTCGTGGGTAGCATCAGCACTGCCTCCGAACAGGCAGTATCTGGCATGAAGCAAGCCGTGACCAGTGTCGAAAACGGCGTGGTCAAAGCCAAGGAAGCGGGCAATGCAATTGGCGAGATTCGCTCGGGATCGCGCACACTGGTCGAACTGGTGTCGGATATTAGCCACGCCATTCGCGAACAGAGTGCGGCCAGCTCCAGCATGGCAGGACAAGTGGAACGCGTAGCGGAAATGTCGGAAACAGCAAGTGCCGAGGCCAGCCACACAACCCATGCTGTGAGCGAACTGCGCCAGCTAACCAATCAGATGCAGGATGTAGTCGGTCGCTTCCGAGTCTGACACACGCTTTCACGCATTCTACCCAGGGGTGAGCACATCATGCTCGCCCCTTCTTCTTTATGCCCCTGCCGCACCCCAGACAAAGAAAAAGCGATCCATCAGGATCGCCTTTATTGGCTAGCAGTCTATCTAGCAATTAGCCTTCGGAAGCACGCATTGCGCGCTTGCGGTCATGCTCGTTCAGGTGACGCTTGCGGATACGGATGCTCACCGGTGTAATTTCCACCAGTTCGTCATCATCAATAAATTCCACAGCGGATTCCAGGGTCAGCCTGATCGGAGGTGTCAGACGCACGGCTTCATCGGTACCCGATGCACGCACGTTGGTCAGCTTCTTGCCCTTGATCGGGTTCACGATCAGATCGTTATCACGGGAATGGATACCGATGATCATGCCTTCATACAGCTTGTCGCCCGGATTCACGAACATACGGCCGCGATCTTCCAGATTCCACAGCGCGTACGCCACGGCTTCGCCATTTTCCTGGGAGATCAGCACGCCATTGTGACGACCCGGCAGATCTGCCTTCACAGGACCGTAGTCATCAAACACGTGTGACATCAGACCGGTACCACGGGTCATAGTCATGAAGTCGGACTGGAAGCCGATCAGACCACGTGCAGGAATGCGATATTCCAGACGGGTACGACCCTGGCCATCCGATTCCATATTGGTCAGTTCGCCACGGCGACGACCAATTTCTTCCATGATGCCACCCTGGTGTTCATCTTCCAGATCGATGGTCAGGTTTTCGTATGGCTCGCACTTCTCGCCATTGATTTCCTTGTACACGACGCGCGGCTTGGCCACAGCCATTTCGAAGCCTTCGCGACGCATGTTTTCCAGCAGAATGGTCAGGTGCAGCTCGCCACGACCGGATACGCGGAATACGTCGGAATCTTCTGTGTCTTCAACGCGCAGCGCCACATTGGTCAGCAGTTCCTTGGTCAGACGATCGCGGATTTGACGCGAGGTCACGAACTTGCCTTCGGTACCGGCCAGCGGCGAGGAGTTCACCATGAAGTCCATGGTCAGGGTCGGCTCGTCTACGGTCAGCATCGGCAGACCAACAGGCGATTCCTGATCACAGATGGTGACACCAATACCGATTTCTTCCAAACCGGAGATAATGATGATGTCACCGGCTTCAGCGCCTTCCACCGGCACGCGATCCAGACCCTGGAAGCCCAGCACCTGATTGATACGGCCCTTGGCAACTTGATCTTCGTGGTTCATTACCACCACGTTCTGGCCCGGCTTGATACGGCCGTTCAGCACACGACCAACCCCGAGACGACCGGTGTAGGTGGAGTAGTCCAGCGCAGCGATTTGCAGCTGCAGCGGTGCATCCGGCGAACCCGGCGGGGTCGGCACATGGCTCAGCACGGTTTCGAACAGCGGACGCATATTATCGGATTCGGCAGCCAGATCCAGCTTGGCAAACCCGTTCAGACCGGAAGCGTACACAATCGGGAAGTCCAGCTGCTCGTCTGTGGCACCCAGCTTGTCGAACAGATCGAAAGTCTGATCCACCACCCAGTCAGGACGTGCGCCCGGACGGTCAACCTTGTTAATCACCACGATCGGACGCAGACCCAGAGCCAGTGCCTTCTTGGTCACGAAACGGGTTTGTGGCATCGGGCCTTCAACGGCATCCACCAGCAGCAGCACGCCGTCCACCATACCCAGCACACGCTCAACTTCACCACCGAAGTCAGCGTGACCCGGGGTGTCAACGATATTGATGTGCGTGCCTTCGTAGTCGATCGCGGTATTCTTGGCGAGAATCGTGATGCCGCGTTCCTTTTCAAGGTCGTTGCTATCCATCACGCGTTCGTCGACTTGCTGGTTTTCACGGAAGGTACCGGATTGACGCAGCAGCTGGTCCACCAGAGTGGTTTTGCCGTGGTCAACGTGGGCGATGATGGCGATATTGCGGAGTGCGCGGCTCATGTGACGTCTCGAAAAATCAGATTGTAAATCGGAGAATTTTGCAATTCTAACACGGCAAGGCAATTTCTTTGCACAAAAACTTGCATTTTTCCTTTGATTTCAGGATAATGCAGCGCCTCACAACCGAATCCTTGAATTAGGGAACCGGTGGAGAGTTTTCATCGTCCTGACCCTTGCGCCGAATTGCCTGTGTCTCAGTACGGTCAGCCACTTTGTGGCATCCAACGACTGTATAGAACATAAATGCTCATGGCGCGCTGTCACGGTAGCACTGCTACCTTGCCTTGTTGGTTAGCGTCGATGTTGGCGCTGACGATCCGCGATTAACGGCCGGGCCCTTCCCTGCCGACTCTGTCTGATCCAGCTTTGTTTGGCCGCCCGTCGGATTTGCGTGCTGCGGCCCCATACTTCAACCCCGAACCCGCAATTGAGCGGGGTGGCACTCATTTTGCCCGCGACTACGCCGTCGCACAGGGGTTGCGCTTCATGCGCCGCACATTCATATCGAATCGCGGCAGGATGATGCACTACTCAGGAAGACTACTTTGACTCAAGTTACATTCGCCGACCTCGGACTCGCTCAACCCGTTCAGGATGCACTGGCCAACGCAGGCTACAGCAACCCGACACCGATCCAGGCCGCTGCGATCCCCATGCTGCTCGAACGCCGTGACGTCATGGCCTCCGCAGCAACGGGTACCGGCAAGACAGCAGCGTTCATGCTGCCCGCCCTCAATTTCCTGACCACGAAGTCTGAAAAGACTGGCCGTGGCCCGCGCATTCTGGTTATGAGCCCGACTCGTGAACTGGCTGCCCAGATCAAGACCGCTGCCGAAAACTACGGCAAGCAAATCCGTCACGCCAAAGTGGTGAGCATCGTGGGTGGCATGCCCTACCCGCTGCAGATCAAGCTGCTGTCCTCCCCGTTTGAAATTCTGGTGGCGACACCGGGTCGTCTGCTTGACCTGATCAACCGTGGCCGTATCGATTTCTCCCGTCTGGAAATGCTGGTGCTGGACGAAGCCGACCGCATGCTGGATCTGGGCTTCCGCGATGACATCGCCGAAATCGCCACCAAGCTGCCAACCGAGCGCGTAACCGCCCTGTTCTCCGCTACGCTGGACGGCGACATCGCCCGCATCGGCGCATCGCTGCTGAACAATCCGGAACGCATCGAAATCGCTGCACCGGAACGCCGTCAGGAACAGATCGTTGAAAAACTGCACTACGCAGACGACATCGGTCACAAGACCAAGCTGCTGGATCGCGTACTGGAAGACGAAACCGTCAATCAGGCCATTGTGTTCATCGCCACCAAGATCGATGCCGATTCGCTGGCCGACAAGCTGCTGGCCGATGGCAAGAAGGTTGCCGCACTGCATGGTGACATGCAGCAGCGCGAGCGTCAGCGCACGCTGAACCGCCTCAAGAAGGGCGAAATTGATATTTTGGTGGCAACCGACGTTGCAGCCCGCGGTATCGACGTGGCCGGCATCACCCACGTGGTGAACTTCGATCTGCCGAAGTTTGCCGAAGATTACGTGCACCGTATCGGCCGTACCGGTCGTGCCGGTCGCGAAGGTGTGGCGATCTCGTTTGCTGCCAAGCACGAAGTGCCGGCACTGCGCCGCATCGAAAAATTTGTTGGCCGCAGCCTGACTTCGTTCAAGTACGAAGGTCTGGAATCCCGCTTCGAGCCGCGCGCCGGTGGCAGCGGTAGTGGTGGCAAGGGTGGCCGCTTCGGTGGCGGTGGCCGTCGTGAAGGTGGCTTTGGTGGTGGTCGTCGCGAAGGTGGCTTCGGTGGCAACCGTGGCGGCTTCGGCGGTGATCGCGGTGGTCGTTTCGATCGCGAACCGCGTCAGTTCGACGGTGAACGCAAGTTTGGCGATCGTCCGCAAGGCGAACGCTCTTTCGGTGACCGTCCGTTCGGTGATCGACCGCAAGGCGAGCGCAAGTTTGGTGACCGTCCGCAAGGTGGTTTCGGTGGCGAGCGTCGTGAACGCAGCTTCGGCGGTGAGCGCTCCTTCGGTGGCGAACGCAGCTTTGGCGGCGAGCGCAAGTTCGGCGACCGTCCTCCGCGCCAGTTCGACACTCCGCGCGCCTCTGCTCCGCGTGATCATCAAGGCGATGCAGATGGCAACCGCCGCGACATCCCTCCGACACACGAGCGCCGTTCGGTAGGCCAGTTCGACGATAACCGCCGTCCGCGCTTCCAGGGCGACCGCGCCGGTTTCGGTGGTGATCGCAAGCCGGGTGGTTTCGGTGGCGAGCGTCGCTTCGGTGATCGTCCGCAAGGTGATCGCAAGTTCGGCGACCGTCCGCATGGCGACCGCAAGTTTGGTGATCGCCCGCAAGGCGAGCGCAAGTTCGGCGACCGTCCGCAAGGCGAACGCCGCAGCTTCGGCGAAGGCCGCAGCAGCCGCTTCCCGAGCGCCGCTGACTTCGAATAATCATCGGGCCGGATAACCGGCCTGCTGGTTCGAAATAAGAAAAGCACACCTGAGAGGGTGTGCTTTTTTGTTTGACAGCGGACTTGTGTGCGGCAAGCTGTCCAGATGTTACTTTCACAGCATGGAAATGCGATTGCCTGAGACGTTGAAAGCCATCAAATACTTATCGAACAATCGGGCGCACATCACCGCAACTGCTACCCTTCCAAATTGCACGTGCCTCCAAGGATGCTTGAATTTTGGATGTACCCGCTGGAGCACCCACGATATCCCCAGAAGAGACGGCGTGGAACGTCCACTCTTTCTCGCTCTTAAGCTCAAGTTCGCCCACTGCATGCTGCGACCCGCCATTCGGTGCCGTACACGTGAGATCGTATTTCGCGCCACGCGGCGTTACGTTCAGTAAACGTGCCTGGCAATTCGGGTGGTCACTCTGTATCTGCTGACGCATTTTTTCGGTGTCCAGTCCCTGAGCTACCGCTTCGGGCGTAATGCATTCGAGATGGCGGCCAGCACTACTTCCTTTGGCTTTCATGTGCTTGAGCATAATTTCGCGCTCTTCAGGCTTGGCCTTGGCCAGAATCTGTTCCTGCATTTTATTCAATGCAGCCTCCATATTCTGACCATTGACGGTGGTATTGCTTGTGCGCTCCCACAGGCCTGGCTCGATTTTCGCGTGGATCACCTCAGCATGACTTTGAAAAATACACAGCAGTGCAGTAGTCATCCCAACAGCATGTCTGATCTTCATGAAATCTTCTTCCCGTAGATGCCACATATTTCGATGTGACAGTTTTTTTCATATATTGCAATAGGTTGCATGCATTATTCATATAGAACAATGGCATATCATATTGTAGCGATGACATGCAATCAAGTCGACGTTTTCGAGATTTCCCCAGTGCTTTCCCGTGTTCGCTATAACAAGTATGGGTTTGCATAAACGATGATGGGTTCATCGGCGAAGCCCGCAGCAGCCGCTTCCCAAGCGCAGCTGACTTCGAATAATCATCGGGCCGGGTAACCGGTCTAATGATTCGAAATGAGAAAAGCACACCTGAGAGGGTGTGCTTTTTTGTTTTTGTCGGGGTGGAAGGTGTGGCGGTTATCGACCCAATTCAGTCGTTCGAACTGGGTGGGAGCGGACGTTCAATGTTGCAAGTTGAACCTCGAATGGCAGCCCGCCGACGCGGGTCGGCTCAAGAGCAGCTTAGGAATCTCGCGGCGAAATTGAATCAGCCGGTTTCTCAAGATAAATGCCTAGCAGTTTCGGGCCACGCACCAGACTTTTGAAAGGCCGCTAGGATCTTCGGAATGAGGCGTTTCATGCATCCTTCATCAGACGAAACCGAGCCTTGCTCTTCGCCATTTGACGGTTCGAGAACGGCATAGCTCCAGTTCTCTGAATTGACACGAACTGTACCCGTCGCGACGGCAGCGTGAAAGCGATCTGGGAAGAAGCGATAGACCGCATACCCGCCCTGATTCTCGATCAGATGGCACTCGCAGAAGAACATGGTCATGGTAGGGGCTCAACGTGGGAATATCCGGCGGCGTGACATTCGCGTAAATTGCGAAGTTAGGCTTACCATTTTTACCAGCTTAATTTAGCTTTCCATTGTTATTTCTTCGACATGTCCATCAACGTCAAAACGAACACTTATAACATAGTCCGTTACTTCTTCTGGCAATGTGAAATCGAATACGCAATCATCATCCCAGTGGCTTTTTAGCTGAAGTATGTTCAATACTTCTCTAGGATCTGGAGTAGCTGTTCCAAAATGCTTTTTCCAATATTCCGCTTCAATTTCTTCTAGATGATGAGAAACAAATAACGTACCGCCAAATTCATCATCTTCTGTCCCAAACGCAGCCTTAATCGCATCAAGCGCCAGTTCTTCTCTTTTTTTAATCTGCTCAGAATTCATAGATAATTCCTGTTTTGCCTTACAGTGATTATACGTGCCCCTCGGTCAGCATAATAATTATTATTAAAGCGTCAGACTATATCACTACAACCCGCATCCAGGCTCGATTCATGCAGTGCTGGGTCCGTATAACAACACGGCTATTCAATATGCATGACTAGATAACTGTACAAGCTGTGATTCCTAACTGACAGGCAGCTTTGGAGACACTTACGGGGAGGTCCGCTCCTGGCCGCAACCAGACTTCGCTCGTCATACCACAACTTTAATACCCACCCGCGTCAGCCCCGCAGCCACGCCCGCCACCACCCACACAAACACCACCGAGCACATCACCCCTACCCCACCCTGCATCCAGCTCACCGGCCAGTTCACTCCAGTGACTTGCATCCCTGCTTCGACAAAAAACGGAATCAGATACGCCAGCAACGGGACCTGTGCCAGCCTACGCATGCCGGGCACCGCGAGCAGGCCGCGTGATAGCGGAGTCACTGCCTGAATCAAGGCAAACACCGCAATACAGATGGCTGCACAGTACAGTGCCCAGCTGGGCGTTGCATGGATTTTCGAGATGGGATAAATCGAATGCACAGCCACGGCCGCCACCAGACACAGCAGCGCAAACGCAAACAGGCCGACCCGTTTCGCCCGTGCAGGCAATTCGCTCAGTGCAATGCGTGTCGTCACAATACCTGCCAGAACGAGCAGCACATGCGCACAATGCAGCGACTGCGTTCGCAGCGCACGAATACCGGGCGAGGCGCTCAATGCCGGACATTCAAGCACCGCGTATATCAGCACACAGCCTGCCATCGCCAGCAGCATAGGCAGGATACGACCACGACCAGCTAAATAGACCTGAGCAGACAAGCAGCCCGCCCAGCCGATCAGACCGAGTATCCCCCACCAGCTGGTCTGCATGGGCAGGTTGCCATCCGGGCCGCCACGATAGATCGCAAAAAGAATCAGTAATCCCGATATGCCAAGGGGCCTTGCCCAAGCTGGCGTTGCATCGTGCCCTGCAGCCGCATGCAACCGCCCCCATATCAGCACCAGACAGATCAGCGAAAGCACGTTCCAGACCGGCAGGTTGATGCCAATCGCGGCAAAGCCCTCCTCCGCATTGACCATAAACAGACCCATCACAATCAGCGCCAGCGCACGTTTGCCCTGATCAAGCTGAAGTTGCCAAATTGAAGCCCCCCGAATCACTTGCTGCTGTAGCGAGAGCGGCATGGACAGGCCGGAAATAAAAAGAAATGCCGGGAAAATCACATCCGGCCAGGTCATGCCATCCACATGGGCAGGCATATGGTGCATCCAGTCCGGCATACCTTTTACGCCTGCCAGCTGATTGATGAATAACATGAGTGCCATCGTTAACGCCCGGCAGGCATCAATGGCAGGCTGGCGGCCGTGTGCGGCAAAAATGAAGGACTGCATGAAGGGGCGTCCGGCAAGACAAAATGCGAGTGTGCCGGCTTATTGCATGGCGCACCACTGTTGGAAAGTGGTCTGATTCATGTCTGACACAAAAGTAGAATTATGTCCGCAATGAATCCTGAGCTAGGCGGACTAAAACACTTAACTCCGGGAGATCACGCTGAACTGTTTTCCAGACAATTTGCAGATCCACGCGGTCATAGCCATGAGAGACGCGATTGCACATCGTATACATCACCAGCCACGGGATATGCTTATTGTGCTCAGCAAATTCTGGCGCTTGCCGGAGAATGTTGTTGGATGCCTCTCCGATGATTTCGATGTTCCGGATGACCGCATCCTGAACAAGTTCACTCCCAAGAAATCCAGCCTCATCCATGTCGGCAGTGTAGCGCCCGATTCGATCATTGCCTTGAGAATATGTTCAAGATAATCATGTGCGCGAGCGTCTTTTGTCATACGGGTACGGCCTCTGACAAGACACGATGACGAAATGCCTCAGGCAACGCCATGGGCGTCAACACATCAACGGATACGCCTAGAAGTTGTTGCAACTCAATCTGAATTGCCGCTACATCCATCAGGGAAGTGTCAGGCGTAGGGTCAATCAGAATATCGAGATCACTGTCATCGTGATCGCACCCATGGAGGACCGAACCAAATATCCGTGCATTGCTTGCATGGTGGGTTGCCACTACATGCCGAATCGCTTCTCTATTTGAATCAAGTACGTCAGAAGGTCTCAATTCCATTCCTTCCATGCTGTCGCCAGACATCATGATAATCGTAGCAAGCTGTGAGTGCACCATGCATTTGTACGATGCCTATAAACGCAAAAAGCCACCTGCCGAAGCAGATGGCTTTTTAATTCAGATGCCTAGAATTAGGCAGCAGCAGCCGGAGCAGCAGCCTTCTTGGCGCGGGTGGTCGCAGCCTTGGCCGAGGTTTCGGCAGCAGCAACGCTGGCTTCTGCGAAGTCAGTGGTGACCTTCTTCACAGTCTTCACAGCGGTGTCGTATGCGGATGCGGCAGTGGTCACCGCGTTCTTCAGGGTGGACACAACTACTTCGGAACCGGCCGGAGCGGACTTCACTGCGCGATCCAGTGCGGACACCAGACCCTTGTTGAACTCAACCACGTTTTCTTCAACGAGCTGGCTCAGTTCGGTTTGAGTGCTGCTGGCGGCTTCGTACACGTGACGGGCGATGGATAGCGCCTTGTCAACGGACGGCTGCGACAGTTGCTGTTGCAGCGCGACCAGACCTTGCAGGTCCTTCACTTCGCTCAGTTGGCGCACGTTGCTGGTGTTTTCTTCCAGCAGCTGGCGGGCCAGATCGATCTGCAGGCTGACCAGACGCTCGACGCCGCTCAGCGCGATGTTGGACAGACGGATGGATTTTTCGAGTTGTGCTTGGCTCAGGCCAGCGAAATCTTGGGTGTTGAACATTTTTTTCTCCAGTTTACGGAAGCGGATGGTATCGAGCGCTACTGCGCGGCCACCAATATTGCGCCGCAACATGACTACATTATGAATGTGCAAAAAAACGTCTGTCAACCTCTTTTTTGTGCACCGCACAAAACAGGGATACTCAAGTAAATGACCAATAAATCATTTACTTGTATACACCCTGACATTTGTTGATTTTGCGACAGCGAATTGCTTCAAAGGCAACATCGCGACGCAAAAAAGCCCGGATTGCAACCGGGCGACTGTCAAAAATGACAGGTAAATGCGATGAAAATTCGGGCAACCTTCCGTCACATTTTTACGACATTGCCATATCTTCCTTGGCAATTTCTGGCGCCACCAGATTGCCCAGCTCGGCGAGTGGCGGCAGTTCGGTTCGCGATTTCAGGCCCAGATCGTCGAGAAATTTGCGGGTGACATTATACAAACCGGGACGGCCGGGCGTTTCGCGATAGCCGACCACTTCAATCCAGCCACGCTCTTCCAATGTTTTCACGATCTGGGTCGACACGGCGACACCACGAATC
Proteins encoded in this region:
- a CDS encoding nucleotidyltransferase domain-containing protein; this encodes MRPSDVLDSNREAIRHVVATHHASNARIFGSVLHGCDHDDSDLDILIDPTPDTSLMDVAAIQIELQQLLGVSVDVLTPMALPEAFRHRVLSEAVPV
- a CDS encoding phasin family protein translates to MLRRNIGGRAVALDTIRFRKLEKKMFNTQDFAGLSQAQLEKSIRLSNIALSGVERLVSLQIDLARQLLEENTSNVRQLSEVKDLQGLVALQQQLSQPSVDKALSIARHVYEAASSTQTELSQLVEENVVEFNKGLVSALDRAVKSAPAGSEVVVSTLKNAVTTAASAYDTAVKTVKKVTTDFAEASVAAAETSAKAATTRAKKAAAPAAAA